The Hevea brasiliensis isolate MT/VB/25A 57/8 chromosome 1, ASM3005281v1, whole genome shotgun sequence DNA segment AAATTGAACAAGATAGTCAACTAGTTTAAAAGGGTTCTTGGCAAGGCGTTAGGATACGACCTTACTTGAACAGGATCTGTTCTATAGGCTCGTACATCTGTGTCCTTTAGCACAAAGGAGACAGGAACCTAAGTCTGGTGGATGAACCGTGACCGTGGGATCAGAGCGTGATTAACGGCTGGATCATTTCTTAGGAAATGTTCCGGGCTATAGAGGATCGTTCTCAGTTGGTATTTCCTGACTGGGGTGGTCCCACGGTTGTCTGACAGATTAGAAaaactttttattaatttttaccaATGGGCCATTAATTtagtaaataaattattaaaaaatatttatattttaccattttatataaaataccactattttataatataatttttcatgGACCAGATCTTTGATTTGGATTGTTAGCTGTTGTTCTATGGTCTCTTTTTTCAGACATTGGTTTTGTATTTCTTAAAGCTTGGGCCTCTCTCTCTGATCAGCCtcaagcctttttttttttttttaaagatttaaAGTCCAcaaatcttttaaaattttctttttatatttatattttatctcatttatgAACAATTTCTACATTATCatacaaaatttttttaaaaaatttacaatTACTTCAATAACTTTTTAAATGttctttttttatattaaaattttacccaattcaaaaaaaatttctacCTTTACCCCCAAAACTTTATAAAACCTTCGTAAATAACTTATATTTTGTAAATCTCTTTTTTTATATCGGTTTAGCAATTACATTTATGTTGTAAAAATGcaagaatttataaaaaaaaaattagagcatttaaatcaaaatatctATATTACTACTTATAATTTAgtaaaaattcaataattaatattCAAAATATAACGTTATCTATATATCATAATTTAACCATTATATTTTTGTAACGCTAGCTCCTTGTATCTAAATCCTAGGTATGCCACCGCTCTCTTAAATCACTCAACATGCTTAGTCAACTCAATTATATGGGTATATAATGGAGACATTGTATGGGTAGTTCCTATTTCCTAGCACAAATATTATTGTAATTGCCCTCCATATATTTATCTAAGGTTGAAATCTATCTGCCAATGTTCCAACCTGTAAATTCTGATTTAGTTCTAATGGACCATagattcaaaattcaaaatacaggattcatatattttataaataaattttatcatatatCTTATAGCTTGAGTTGATTAAGTTTAGATAAGAAAAATCCCTGTTACATATAAAGGTTGACCAAAATAATGGTGAAACTTGGGTAAAAAAAATTGTGATTTAAGCCCTTTGAATGATTATATATTTAACTTAGATGATGTTTGGTTTAACATTTTGAGATGGTTATAGTTGTTTCATACACAACCTTATGTGTTCATGGGTTAAGAGATGATAATGAGTAGTGTATCCACGAAAATCACTCAATCTGAACTCGATtaatattttgaaaatataaatttatttcaaatcagattaaaatttattatcaattaCCTAAACCCATCTTAAATCCAATTATTATTACCCGAatccgtttaattttatatattttaataaataatatacataaaaaatttatttttattagtaatttatattttaaaaatttaataatttcataaaatatttaaattctattttatataaaataaaaatataaaatttataaatattattataaaaaatatattttatatttaattaaatatttatataaaatgagtTTGAGTAATAAACAATTAACATATAAAATCTAAACCCATTAcggatattatttttcaaatccgAACTTATTCTGCACCCAATTATATAGTATTCAAATCCGTTTTATTAAGATTCAGTCGGATCAGATTTGTTCTATAAGGGTTTGGTCAGGTCAAGTACTGGCAACATTAAAATGTAATAActctcccaaaaaaaaaaaaagaaaacatatTGCATCTCCATGTTATTTTACTGGGTAATTAGTTTCTTAACCAAACGCGCCCCAAGTCAACTACCCAGGTTGTGATCAACTATTCAACCGGCATGTGAACAAATTAATAATCAAAACTGTGTAACTTAACAAATGATCAAGTATTCAACAGGCATGTGGACTAATTAATAATCAAAATTGTGTAACTTAACGAATAATCAAcctcttgataaaaaaaattatagaattgGAATTCTACGCCTTCCAAATTGATTTTCATTAATCAATGGCCAAGATGATGCAATGGATGGCGAGATCAAACAATTAAAAAAATCACTTAAATGTCATACcaattttaaatttcttaagACTTCCAGATTATGATGACACAGATTTAAAAATTGCTGCTATTAGTTTATTGGGTCCAAAGAACCATGTGATTTATTCAACAAAGCTTCTTGTTGGGCTTTGCAGGCGTTATCTTAcagatattatatttaaaatattgatTGAAACATCTAACCCTGTACCTAATCCACCCAAATACCAGTGATGTTAGGGCCCATGCGAGTTGCTTTTAAGCTTGCACAGAAGTTTGTATATTTGTTATTAAGTTGGACTTGGATTCTTGGCAGAGAATTTATTTATTCCATTTGACTTTATTACATTTGACTTTATTATGGGCTTTTTTGATATTACTGGTGATACTAttattgagaaaattatttttttaaatatattaattaaagagtattaaaaaatatttaaaaattaaatttaatcagttttagtaataagaacactaaaataataaaacaacttttttcaaattatatttttaacaacatttaaaatAGTGCTTTCATTCAGAAAATCAGTTTCAGACTCTGAAACTCAATGTCAGGACTTATATGTCTTTATCAATATCAGCTGAGCTAATTAGCGTTTGTGGGTTCATTTCTCTACGCATTCtttgtttaattaaaataataatgtacttGTCTAaccaataatttttatatttctaGTGCTGCATAAAGAGAGACCCTTATTGAAAGTTCTTATTCTTCAAATTAATATATGATATTGGCTGATTTCTTGCCTTTTAATGATTCCTTGTTCAAGTGGACATTGAACTTCCTTTCCAGCTCTTTGGGCTCAAAGTTAATTTTCAACTTGATCCAAGGCTTAGCTTTGACAAGGaaaagattattttttttttgttggttTTACTGATAAAATCATTAATTGATTCAAGTGAACCTGAATGGATTACGGCAATTCCAGGTTTGTAATATCAATTTCTCTTAGAAATTTGCAAGTTTTAacaacccagtaaaattcttacaGTTTTGAAAGtttacaaaattttcatttctgttTTCTGGTTTTTTTCTGAAAGATTTCAAGATGACAGTGGAGTAGGAAACTTGTCTATAATCAATGGAACTGATGCAGCAGTACTTGGATACAAGATGGAAATTGATGCAAAGACAGGGAAGTCTTTCAAAGATAAGGTTTTATGCAGAGTGTTCTCTGAGGACTATGAGAGGACTAGGAACAAGATATTAGATCCAAGAGGGCAAGCTATTCATCAATGGAGCAAGATTTTCTTGGCAGCCTGTTTGGTTTCGTTGTTCATCGATCCTTTGTTCTTCTACTTACCTATAGCCAATGATGATATGTGCATAAACATTGGATTCTCCCTTGAAACCACTCTTACCATCATAAGGTCAGTGGTTGATGTCTTTTATGTGATTCAAATATTTGTCAGATTCCATACAGCTTATGTTGCTCCTTCTTCTCGAGTTTTTGGAAGAGGAGAGCTTGTAATAGACTCTTCAAAGATTGCACTTAGGTACTTACAGAAAGCATTTTGGATGGATGTAATAGCTGCCTTGCCTCTTCCTCAGGTATGTTCAAGGCCTTCTCCTTGGATGGTATCCATTGTTTATGCCTTTCAGTTATGAAAGTTCTTGATTTATTATGTTTTGTTTATTCTTCAGATATTAATTTGGTTAATCATCCCCAATCTTCGAGGATCGATAGTGACAGACACAAGGACTGttcttccatttgttattttgtttcagTACTTTCCAAGACTTTATCTTATATTTCCTCTCACATCACAAATCGTTGAGGCCACCGGTGTAGTAACAGAAACAGCATGGGCAGGAGCTGCATATAATCTTCTGCTTTACATGTTGGCAAGCCATGTCAGTATAAACAACTCCATTTTTCTCGTGTTTCTGAAATTCAAAGGTTCTTTGTAGTTGACAAGTAGCATCTAGTTCCATTTTTTGGGGTCAAATATCATTTCTCTGGCATAAACAGGTCTCAGGAGCTATCTATTACCTTCTATCAGTTCAGAGGGAAATAGATTGTTGGAAAAGTGTTTGCAAAGTTGAGAATTGTCAAAATGGATACTTTGATTGCCATAGCGTCCAAGATCCTGCAAGAGTTGCCTGGCTAAACTCTAGCAATGTCACAAATATATGCAATCCAAGTAATAGCTTCTATGAGTGGGGCATATATATCAATTCATTGCAAGCTGGTGCGACAAGCTCAGCATTTCCTAACAAGTACTTCTATGGTCTATGGTGGGGATTGCAGCAGCTGAGGTCAGTTAATTTTCTGTGATACAACATTTTCTGGTATTTGGAGATACCTTTTTAATTCAGTGAAATTTTTTATATGCATCATCAAGGAAAAATGATGGATTTGTGCCTCTAAAGCCTGTGGCTGTATGAAATTTACCTTTTCAATTCCTTAGGTGAGCTAAAAAAACACCCTGAGAGTGAGCAATGGGCCATATGAAAGTGCTTTAATTGCATTATAATCTTTTCCAACTATGTCTGCAGTTCAGTAGGGCAAAATCTTAATACAAGCACATACGTTGGGGAAATCATCTTCACCATCATAATCTCGACGCAAGGACTAGTACTTCTCGCATTGCTTATTGGGAATATGCAAGTAAATCCTCTGAACCTTCTTCTTGCAACTATGAACCTGAAGATTTCTTCTTGTAGTTGGTTCTTAAAATTCTCGGAGCTTGGTAAAATTATACTGATATCATGTATTTTGGCAGAGATACCTCCAAGCCACAACCATGCGACTAGAAGAGTGGAGAGTCAGAAGAAATGACACTGAACAATGGATGCATCACAGGCAACTGCCTCCAGAATTAAGGGATTCCATCAGAAAATATGACCAATATAAGTGGTTGGCTACCAGAGGGGTTGATGAAGAAGCTATCCTCCAAGGACTACCTATGGATCTTCGGAGAGAGATCAAACGTCACCTATGCTTTGATCTAGTTCGAAAAGTAATTAATTTGTTAACTTTCTTAACTATAAAGATAAAATTCTTGATAGCAAGATATGACTCAAACTCATTGCAGCACAAAAGGGATTTGAAACTTAAGTATAATTGATTAGTTATCTTGGATGACATGATTCACAGGTTCCTCTGTTTGATCAAATGGATGAAACTATGCTAGATGCAATATGCGAGCGACTTAAGCCTGCATTGTGCACAAAAGGCCTGTTCCTTGTGCGTGAAGGTGATCCAGTCAACCAAATGCTCTTCATAATCAGAGGCCACCTTGATTCTTATACCACAGATGGTGGCCGCACTGGATTTTTCAATTCTTGCCGGATTGGTCCTGGTGATTTCTGCGGCGAGGAGTTGCTGACATGGGCATTAGACCCGCGACCAAGTGTCACCCTTCCTTCCTCCACACGCACGGTCAAGGCCATTACTGAAGTAGAGGCTTTTGCTCTCATGGCAGATGATTTGAAGTTTGTAGCATCACAATTTCGCAGGCTGCATAGTAAGCAACTTAAGCACAAGTTCAGGTTCTATTCTCATCAGTGGAGGACATGGGCTGCTTGCTTCATACAAGCTGCATGGCGCCGGCATAAAAAGCTAAAAGAAACTGCTCATCTGAGAGATCATGAGCCTGGAGTGCCACAACAAGGCTCATTCTGGTCTAGGTATGCAGAAAATTTGGTGGCCAGCACTAGATTGAGTATCAAATACAGGCAACAATCTGGGACAGATTCTGGTGCTGGCAGCTCTCTGGAGAAGCCAGCTGAGCCAGATTTTTTCTTAGATGAGAGGTGAATAATCGACTCTTTTGAAAAGGGGTTCCAAGAAGTGTGCATAAATGCATATAATTATGCTTCATTATTCATCAATATAATATAGCACAGATGATTTACTCATTTATGTTCATTCTCTTGTTCAATTCTTGTGTGCATGAAAGCTTAAAATTGTTAGAATTTAAAtcttttaattgaaaaaaaaaatcgttttgaaaaaaattaattcatattaaaaGTGGTATGATTttgtaagaatttaatttattcaataaaattttctattaaatAGTCTAAATACctcaaattatataaattttttatataaataagaataaaatatgaaaataaagaCATACATTTTACTTATAAATTACTTCAAACATAACTATGGAATTCAAATGAATTCTaccattttaaaaaatattctaAATACATAAATTTTCTTATAAACTTATTTGAATTGAAATCTATTTATGATGTGTTATGGATGAACAAAATTGCAAATTCAATCATTTCTCTCTTGTCATGCTGCCCTATTATAACATATACTGATTTGGAACTCACTTTTAATTTATTATGGGACAACCAACCTAACGTTTGGGTATTATATTGCACATTCGAATTcacttatataaataattaaataaatataatttaaatattttataaaagaattaaatttttagataaatataaattattaaaaaaatatggtTAGAATTTCATACACCATACACTCTGCAGTAAGTATGAGATCCCAAACAATCAGTCACCGACAAACCCCTGCAACACCAAAAATAGACCAAGGcctactttttttcttttttcatcgAGGTAGAACGCACACTTGGAATccgagataaaaataaatttttattaaaactaTGGCAATTTTAGTTAATCCTTATTTCTATATAATCGGGGTACAAGTACACTGTAGAACTCGTGTTGGGGTAGGGTACCTTGCCATCCCTGAATCTCATCACCTTGACACATTCCCTCTCAATGGTAAGCTCATAAACCTTAAGCTCTGATACGCAAATTATATGCTCACATCTCCATGGAAGACTTCTAGTCATTCTCCCCCAATTCACGCAAACTAACACCTCATTTCATGTACGGTCACACATGGAACTTCACTAACTTGATCGTACTTTCGAGGAACTATTATTAAGCAAACTCAAAAAGTCCTCAGCTTTATCTTTCAAATATTTTTTGCCAGCTTCTCTGCAATCAATACTTATGAtgcttttattatttatttcctTTACATAAACTTATTACGCCCTTAGTAGATTATTGAAAACTCGTGGTCTCGCGCTGACTCCCTCATTCGCCAGCTGAGCAAGGGCCACCTGAGGTGGTTTAGTTGGACAAAATAAATTGAACAAGTAAACAATCAATTTCTTATTTAAAAATGATGATTTCACATGCTTGTCTTACCGGATGCCTGAAATCTTTATTAGAAAATCAGCACCCACCTTCTCTCATACTTTTTTTTCCCGTCTTATTATGTTATTAACCAAGTCATCTtctttcatgttaaagacttctTTTGGTGAACTTGCTTTTCTCTTTCCTTATGTTTTTTTGGCTATTATATACAGCAAAAAGCTATAATAGCATACAGCAAAAAAAAGCAAATTAATCAAATGAAACATTAGTTGATTCGAGGCTCAATCTTTGCAAAGAGTTTGTATTTGGAAGAATCATGGGTCGATTTGGCAGCTCAAGACATGTAAGGTGTGTTCCCTTCTTTATTTTTGGTTCTTTGTCATCATGATGACTGTATTTTTAGTTTATTGGAGTTAAaaatgttcttttttttttttttaaataattattcagaGTTGAAGCTGAGCCTAGGGGATTAGATGACCTCCAGGGAATCAATGGTGTGGAAATGACAAAGCTTAGGCACAGATTTAATGTGTCTCAAGTACCTGATCTGACGTCCAGGAAGGATATTACAGATAAGGCAGAGAAAACTTCAAAAGTATTGCACAGAGTGTTTTCTGAGGATTATGAGAAGGAAAAGAACAAGATATTGGATCCTAGAGGGAAAATTTTACATATGTGGAACAAGATTTTCTTAGGGGCATGCTTGCTTTCTATCTTTGTCGATCCTTTATTCTTTTACCTGCCAATAATCAGAAAAGAACTCTGCATAGAAATTGCAGTATCCCTCAAAAAAGTCCTTACCCTCATAAGATCATTGCTTGATGTGTTTTATGTGATTCATATAATAATTAGATTTCATACAGCTTATGTTGCACCATCTTCCCGCGTTGTTGGGAGAGGAGAGCTTGTTATAGACTCATCAAAAATTGCATTAAGCTATCTAAGAAAAAGCTTTTTGTTAGACCTCTTTGCTGCACTTCCCATTCCTCAGGCAAGTGGTGGCAATGGCAACTTCTGTACATTTAAATCACTGTTTAATGTCTCTACTAACATCATTTTCCCTTCTGCGTATCAGATATTTGCTTGGGTAATTCTTCCCAATCTTGAAGGTGTTGTAGTGACAAAGAGAAGGGACCTTCTTTGGCTCATTCTTGTGCTTCAGTACGTTCCAAGAATTTGTCTTTTATTCCCCCTTTCTTCACAAATTATAGAGGGTGCTGGTGTTGTGAGTAAAAAAGCACGGACGGGAGCTGCTTACAATCTTTTGCTTTTCATGTTGACAGGCCATGTCAGTGCAAACTTCCTAACCACATTAATCATGCTCTTGAGTTTTGTTTTCACTATCCAAGTGTTTGAGCAGACACTATTTGCAGTCTTCAGCTATTGAAGATTTCTTTTGATGGTTGATGTCTGTTTCTGTATGGGCCAAAATAATTTTCAACCTGTTGATGTATTTTTTTGAAGGCAGGCTTCAGGAGCTTGGTGGTACCTTCTATCAATGGAGCGACAAGAAGACTGCTGGAAAAGTGCCTGCAATCTTGAGAATCCACAATGTCAAATTGGATTTTTCGATTGCCGCATGGTTGAAGATCCTCACAGGATTGAGTGGTTCAAGTCAAGCAATGTCACGAGTCAATGTGATCCGAATAATAACTTGTTTCCATTTGGCATATACAGTGATGCAGTGATATACAATGTTCAAGGTTTAGCATTCTTGAGGAAATACTTTTACTGCCTCTGGTGGGGTTTAAAGAACCTGAGGTAATCACATTTCTGAAGCTTATTTAACCCTCAATGCAGTCATTTCTGATTGGAAGGTATTAAATTTCAAGGACTCTAACTCTCTTTTATGATTGTGCACATCGGAACAACTATTTTTCGGTATGAATCGGACATGGCTAGCTAAATTTACTCTATTTAGCTGGGAAAGGTGCAAATATCAGAAACACTAATTAAATTAATCCATTAGATGTTTACAAGACTTGAGCTTCCACAATAGAAAAATGCAAAACTGCTTCATCTCTTTAAACGGTCAACTGCTACAAAGTCTCTAATGTTCTATCTTCATTGATATGTGCAGTACTCTGGGCCAAAGTTTTACTACAAGCATTGACATTGGAGAAAATATATTTGTGATCATCCTTGTGACTCTTGGTCTTATACTTCTTGCATTGCTCATTGGAAATATGCAAGTAAGTCTTTCAACTGTAACTATCCAAACAATTTCACTTATATAGCCTTCAGAAGAAATGGCATCTTCAGAGCAAATAAAAATATTAGTAGAATTTGCctggataaaattataataaaaatgctCTAACTGTTTGGAGCATAAGGCCTCCAAAATTTGACATATAAATTCAAGAATCCACACCCTTTTCCCTGAGAAGTGATAAAATGAACTACAGATTGCCTCTTACCAGCCAGAAGACTATATTTGGAATCTAATTAGGGACTTGTAAAAAATTTTAAGGATTCTGAATCATCTTGTGTGAGCTAATATGGCAATGATTTTGATGCCACATCACTGGCAGAGATACCTCCAATCCACAACCATCCGGCTAGAAGAATGGAAGATTAAGAGAACTGATACAGAACACTGGATGCATCATAGGCACCTACCTCCAGATCTAAGGCAGATTGTTCGAAAATATGATTTATATAAGTGGCTGTCTACTAAAGGGGTTGATGAAGAATCCCTCGTCAAAAGCCTTCCTACTGATCTTCAGAGAAAAGTGAAAAACCACCTTTGCTTTGACCTCCTTCGACGAGTAAGTCTATTGTTTTGATCCTGCAAATGTTTATATAATTACTAGCAGCAGACAATAATTAAGAAACACATAGGATCACACATTAAAATCTTGGTAACAAGCTAGTGAATATTAGAGCCAGATTACAATGAGATAAGTTGGAGTAGAATGGTGAAAGTAACACAGTATAAGTGATTCCTTTCTTGAGGTCCTTAATTTTCCTTTGACATGGTTTGCAGGTGCCATTGTTTAATCAAATGGATGAAACTATGCTAGATGCAATATGTGAGAGGCTTAAGGCTGCATTGTGCACCAGAGGCATGTTTCTTATGCGTGAAGGTGATCCTGTCAACCAAATGGTTTTCATAATAAGAGGTCGCCTTGATTCTTACACCGCCAATGGTGGCCGTGCTGGATTTTTGGACTCCTATCTTATCGGACCAGGTGACTTCTGTGGTGAGGAGTTGGTGACATGGGCATTGGATCCACGGTCCAATATCCCCCTTCCATCATCCACACGCACAATCAAGGCCATTACTGAAGTGGAGGCATTTGCTCTAGTAGCAGAAGATTTGAAATTTGTAGCATCACAATTTAGAAGGGTGAATAGTAAACAGCTTAGGCACAAGTTCAGGTTCTATTCTCATCAGTGGAGAACATGGGCAGCATGTTCTATACAAGCAGCTTGGCGCCGCCATAAAGAATTTAAGAGAATTGCTGAACTGGGTGGCAGTGAGCTTGAAATGCAACCACCAAGGTCGTTCTGGGATAGGTATGCGGAGAGTCTGATTGAAAGCACAAGAAGGAATATCAAACATAAGCAACAAGGGCTAGAGAAGCCAGCTGAGCCAGACTTTTTGGCAGACTAAAAGTGAAAGGAATGCACTTTTAACGCCATTGTTTCTTTCTCAATTGCTTAAGAATTTAGActacaaatgaaaaaaaaaaattgtattggtTGTTTTATTAATTATCAGCAAGCATCCTGTTTGTTTGTGCTTGATCCTCAAGTGAAATTGTCTCACacataaatgaataaatatttctatatTGATCATTTGAGACCCAGGAAGAATATAAGGCTGCAAGCAGCATAGAACCACAAACATAAACTACATACGCCACAAAAAAGTGAACAAAGTAGGCCAAAAAGAACAACACTAAAGGTGTAAAGCATCAATCTACCGGGATATTTCCCCTACCAAGAATTTCTTTTGATAAagcattatttattattattatttagtagAGAGTTCGCATTTGTCTCCTGACAAATAGCTTCAAATCTAACCTAGTACAAGTTATGTGGATTCCAGGATTCTTCAGGCAGGTggtgtggaattgagttgagtcCTGACTGGGATATGTCAGTAAATTCTGGGGAAATGTACTACTGGTGATTATTTTATCCATTGGTAGACGAGAAGGTCATGAAATACCTAATCCTACAGTTGCCATCTGAGACAGGCT contains these protein-coding regions:
- the LOC110634992 gene encoding protein CNGC15b isoform X1, giving the protein MDYGNSRFQDDSGVGNLSIINGTDAAVLGYKMEIDAKTGKSFKDKVLCRVFSEDYERTRNKILDPRGQAIHQWSKIFLAACLVSLFIDPLFFYLPIANDDMCINIGFSLETTLTIIRSVVDVFYVIQIFVRFHTAYVAPSSRVFGRGELVIDSSKIALRYLQKAFWMDVIAALPLPQILIWLIIPNLRGSIVTDTRTVLPFVILFQYFPRLYLIFPLTSQIVEATGVVTETAWAGAAYNLLLYMLASHVSGAIYYLLSVQREIDCWKSVCKVENCQNGYFDCHSVQDPARVAWLNSSNVTNICNPSNSFYEWGIYINSLQAGATSSAFPNKYFYGLWWGLQQLSSVGQNLNTSTYVGEIIFTIIISTQGLVLLALLIGNMQRYLQATTMRLEEWRVRRNDTEQWMHHRQLPPELRDSIRKYDQYKWLATRGVDEEAILQGLPMDLRREIKRHLCFDLVRKVPLFDQMDETMLDAICERLKPALCTKGLFLVREGDPVNQMLFIIRGHLDSYTTDGGRTGFFNSCRIGPGDFCGEELLTWALDPRPSVTLPSSTRTVKAITEVEAFALMADDLKFVASQFRRLHSKQLKHKFRFYSHQWRTWAACFIQAAWRRHKKLKETAHLRDHEPGVPQQGSFWSRYAENLVASTRLSIKYRQQSGTDSGAGSSLEKPAEPDFFLDER
- the LOC110634992 gene encoding protein CNGC15c isoform X2, whose translation is MDYGNSRFQDDSGVGNLSIINGTDAAVLGYKMEIDAKTGKSFKDKVLCRVFSEDYERTRNKILDPRGQAIHQWSKIFLAACLVSLFIDPLFFYLPIANDDMCINIGFSLETTLTIIRGELVIDSSKIALRYLQKAFWMDVIAALPLPQILIWLIIPNLRGSIVTDTRTVLPFVILFQYFPRLYLIFPLTSQIVEATGVVTETAWAGAAYNLLLYMLASHVSGAIYYLLSVQREIDCWKSVCKVENCQNGYFDCHSVQDPARVAWLNSSNVTNICNPSNSFYEWGIYINSLQAGATSSAFPNKYFYGLWWGLQQLSSVGQNLNTSTYVGEIIFTIIISTQGLVLLALLIGNMQRYLQATTMRLEEWRVRRNDTEQWMHHRQLPPELRDSIRKYDQYKWLATRGVDEEAILQGLPMDLRREIKRHLCFDLVRKVPLFDQMDETMLDAICERLKPALCTKGLFLVREGDPVNQMLFIIRGHLDSYTTDGGRTGFFNSCRIGPGDFCGEELLTWALDPRPSVTLPSSTRTVKAITEVEAFALMADDLKFVASQFRRLHSKQLKHKFRFYSHQWRTWAACFIQAAWRRHKKLKETAHLRDHEPGVPQQGSFWSRYAENLVASTRLSIKYRQQSGTDSGAGSSLEKPAEPDFFLDER
- the LOC110634992 gene encoding protein CNGC15c isoform X3, translated to MDYGNSRFQDDSGVGNLSIINGTDAAVLGYKMEIDAKTGKSFKDKVLCRVFSEDYERTRNKILDPRGQAIHQWSKIFLAACLVSLFIDPLFFYLPIANDDMCINIGFSLETTLTIIRYLQKAFWMDVIAALPLPQILIWLIIPNLRGSIVTDTRTVLPFVILFQYFPRLYLIFPLTSQIVEATGVVTETAWAGAAYNLLLYMLASHVSGAIYYLLSVQREIDCWKSVCKVENCQNGYFDCHSVQDPARVAWLNSSNVTNICNPSNSFYEWGIYINSLQAGATSSAFPNKYFYGLWWGLQQLSSVGQNLNTSTYVGEIIFTIIISTQGLVLLALLIGNMQRYLQATTMRLEEWRVRRNDTEQWMHHRQLPPELRDSIRKYDQYKWLATRGVDEEAILQGLPMDLRREIKRHLCFDLVRKVPLFDQMDETMLDAICERLKPALCTKGLFLVREGDPVNQMLFIIRGHLDSYTTDGGRTGFFNSCRIGPGDFCGEELLTWALDPRPSVTLPSSTRTVKAITEVEAFALMADDLKFVASQFRRLHSKQLKHKFRFYSHQWRTWAACFIQAAWRRHKKLKETAHLRDHEPGVPQQGSFWSRYAENLVASTRLSIKYRQQSGTDSGAGSSLEKPAEPDFFLDER
- the LOC110634993 gene encoding protein CNGC15b isoform X1, which translates into the protein MGRFGSSRHVRVEAEPRGLDDLQGINGVEMTKLRHRFNVSQVPDLTSRKDITDKAEKTSKVLHRVFSEDYEKEKNKILDPRGKILHMWNKIFLGACLLSIFVDPLFFYLPIIRKELCIEIAVSLKKVLTLIRSLLDVFYVIHIIIRFHTAYVAPSSRVVGRGELVIDSSKIALSYLRKSFLLDLFAALPIPQIFAWVILPNLEGVVVTKRRDLLWLILVLQYVPRICLLFPLSSQIIEGAGVVSKKARTGAAYNLLLFMLTGHASGAWWYLLSMERQEDCWKSACNLENPQCQIGFFDCRMVEDPHRIEWFKSSNVTSQCDPNNNLFPFGIYSDAVIYNVQGLAFLRKYFYCLWWGLKNLSTLGQSFTTSIDIGENIFVIILVTLGLILLALLIGNMQRYLQSTTIRLEEWKIKRTDTEHWMHHRHLPPDLRQIVRKYDLYKWLSTKGVDEESLVKSLPTDLQRKVKNHLCFDLLRRVPLFNQMDETMLDAICERLKAALCTRGMFLMREGDPVNQMVFIIRGRLDSYTANGGRAGFLDSYLIGPGDFCGEELVTWALDPRSNIPLPSSTRTIKAITEVEAFALVAEDLKFVASQFRRVNSKQLRHKFRFYSHQWRTWAACSIQAAWRRHKEFKRIAELGGSELEMQPPRSFWDRYAESLIESTRRNIKHKQQGLEKPAEPDFLAD
- the LOC110634993 gene encoding protein CNGC15b isoform X2; translated protein: MTKLRHRFNVSQVPDLTSRKDITDKAEKTSKVLHRVFSEDYEKEKNKILDPRGKILHMWNKIFLGACLLSIFVDPLFFYLPIIRKELCIEIAVSLKKVLTLIRSLLDVFYVIHIIIRFHTAYVAPSSRVVGRGELVIDSSKIALSYLRKSFLLDLFAALPIPQIFAWVILPNLEGVVVTKRRDLLWLILVLQYVPRICLLFPLSSQIIEGAGVVSKKARTGAAYNLLLFMLTGHASGAWWYLLSMERQEDCWKSACNLENPQCQIGFFDCRMVEDPHRIEWFKSSNVTSQCDPNNNLFPFGIYSDAVIYNVQGLAFLRKYFYCLWWGLKNLSTLGQSFTTSIDIGENIFVIILVTLGLILLALLIGNMQRYLQSTTIRLEEWKIKRTDTEHWMHHRHLPPDLRQIVRKYDLYKWLSTKGVDEESLVKSLPTDLQRKVKNHLCFDLLRRVPLFNQMDETMLDAICERLKAALCTRGMFLMREGDPVNQMVFIIRGRLDSYTANGGRAGFLDSYLIGPGDFCGEELVTWALDPRSNIPLPSSTRTIKAITEVEAFALVAEDLKFVASQFRRVNSKQLRHKFRFYSHQWRTWAACSIQAAWRRHKEFKRIAELGGSELEMQPPRSFWDRYAESLIESTRRNIKHKQQGLEKPAEPDFLAD